A window of the Planococcus citri chromosome 4, ihPlaCitr1.1, whole genome shotgun sequence genome harbors these coding sequences:
- the LOC135843978 gene encoding uncharacterized protein LOC135843978 isoform X2 yields the protein MSGTLLIVMLTLTHHSNGLALWSPSPNPAESPEPENLSKIPPKSCPNFNVMKVEQNFLGNMEDVWVISHIVPRGKSQYVDGSTACGLYNFVPGECKCLRYGLSVNEQENSLTRKTVGLEVRTQNFRYIESKVVFVEDYYDVFQAQFLLAAEVNFDGTKTKITASPIDEEIYPEYQAYALLATDNYETYAVFASCTPFSSGPHAWVAVSNEAFLVINKQDLLLKVEKILLENGIDLKNMVEVDQTNCLPLNA from the exons ATGTCCGGTACTCTCCTCATAGTTATGCTAACGTTAACCCACCATTCAAATGGATTAGCTCTTTGGTCTCCATCACCCAATCCTGCAGAATCACCCGAACCTgagaatttgagtaaaattcctCCAAAAAGTTGTCCTAATTTCAACGTAATGAAAGTGGAACAAAATTTCCTAGGAAAT ATGGAAGATGTTTGGGTTATTTCGCACATCGTCCCGAGAGGAAAAAGTCAGTACGTAGATGGAAGCACAGCATGTGGTTTGTACA attttgtgCCAGGTGAATGTAAATGTTTAAGATATGGCCTTTCAGTAAACGAGCAGGAAAACTCATTAACAAGGAAAACTGTTGGTTTGGAAGTGAG AACACAGAACTTCCGATACATAGAAAGTAAAGTTGTATTTGTAGAAGATTACTATGATGTTTTCCAAGCACAATTTTTATTGG ctGCTGAGGTCAACTTCGACGGTACTAAAACTAAAATAACTGCTTCTCCAATTGATGAGGAAATATATCCAGAGT ATCAAGCATATGCTTTGCTGGCGACTGATAATTACGAAACGTACGCTGTTTTTGCTTCTTGTACTCCTTTTTCTTCAG GTCCTCATGCATGGGTAGCTGTTTCTAATGAAGCATTCTTAGTAATAAATAAACAAGATTTATtactaaaagttgaaaaaatcttattggaAAATGGAATAGATCTCAAGAATATGGTGGAAGTTGATCAAACTAATTGCTTACCATTAAATGCATGA
- the LOC135843978 gene encoding uncharacterized protein LOC135843978 isoform X1, which produces MSTFKGSKMSGTLLIVMLTLTHHSNGLALWSPSPNPAESPEPENLSKIPPKSCPNFNVMKVEQNFLGNMEDVWVISHIVPRGKSQYVDGSTACGLYNFVPGECKCLRYGLSVNEQENSLTRKTVGLEVRTQNFRYIESKVVFVEDYYDVFQAQFLLAAEVNFDGTKTKITASPIDEEIYPEYQAYALLATDNYETYAVFASCTPFSSGPHAWVAVSNEAFLVINKQDLLLKVEKILLENGIDLKNMVEVDQTNCLPLNA; this is translated from the exons atgtcaaCGTTCAAGGGTTCAAAAATGTCCGGTACTCTCCTCATAGTTATGCTAACGTTAACCCACCATTCAAATGGATTAGCTCTTTGGTCTCCATCACCCAATCCTGCAGAATCACCCGAACCTgagaatttgagtaaaattcctCCAAAAAGTTGTCCTAATTTCAACGTAATGAAAGTGGAACAAAATTTCCTAGGAAAT ATGGAAGATGTTTGGGTTATTTCGCACATCGTCCCGAGAGGAAAAAGTCAGTACGTAGATGGAAGCACAGCATGTGGTTTGTACA attttgtgCCAGGTGAATGTAAATGTTTAAGATATGGCCTTTCAGTAAACGAGCAGGAAAACTCATTAACAAGGAAAACTGTTGGTTTGGAAGTGAG AACACAGAACTTCCGATACATAGAAAGTAAAGTTGTATTTGTAGAAGATTACTATGATGTTTTCCAAGCACAATTTTTATTGG ctGCTGAGGTCAACTTCGACGGTACTAAAACTAAAATAACTGCTTCTCCAATTGATGAGGAAATATATCCAGAGT ATCAAGCATATGCTTTGCTGGCGACTGATAATTACGAAACGTACGCTGTTTTTGCTTCTTGTACTCCTTTTTCTTCAG GTCCTCATGCATGGGTAGCTGTTTCTAATGAAGCATTCTTAGTAATAAATAAACAAGATTTATtactaaaagttgaaaaaatcttattggaAAATGGAATAGATCTCAAGAATATGGTGGAAGTTGATCAAACTAATTGCTTACCATTAAATGCATGA
- the LOC135845082 gene encoding endoglucanase A-like: MFWNIVIYLTALQISQVIPYGGEDSCGTSDCARAYSKLENLCYDFTGDAGDYFSIADIHQRDGFFAVREASLYVAYNACGKITGSIDNYRVGQDLEKDKVSGGSNNGPSNSLTPSSSSIPPTSSNSPTSSGPTSTGPSSTSTPPSSSSPSPSTTPTPSSTTPGGTPTPGGTPTPGGTPPPTGGSP, from the exons ATGTTCTGGAATATTGTAATTTATTTAACTGCCCTGCAG atcaGCCAAGTCATCCCATATGGCGGCGAAGACAGCTGCGGCACTTCAGATTGCGCCCGCGCATATTCCAAATTAGAAAACTTGTGTTACGACTTTACGGGAGATGCTGGAGATTACTTTTCGATAGCAGATATCCATCAACGTGATGGATTCTTTGCAGTTCGAGAAGCATCCCTTTATGTGGCCTACAACGCATGTGGCAAAATAACTGGCTCAATCGATAACTATCGTGTAGGACAAGATTTAGAAAAGGATAAAGTGAGCGGGGGCTCGAATAATGGTCCTTCAAACTCTTTAACACCTTCCTCAAGTAGTATTCCTCCTACAAGTTCAAATAGTCCTACAAGTAGTGGTCCTACAAGTACTGGTCCTAGTTCAACGTCCACTCCTCCTAGCTCAAGTTCTCCTTCTCCTAGTACTACTCCAACTCCTAGTAGTACAACTCCTGGAGGTACTCCAACTCCTGGAGGTACTCCAACTCCCGGAGGTACTCCCCCTCCTACTGGAGGTTCTCCTTAA
- the LOC135843929 gene encoding uncharacterized transmembrane protein DDB_G0289901-like encodes MNLDFKIFTIILIVCVNHSSSQFGLGLWSSGGSSSQTQSSQSSQYNSNYQQSSSSSSSYSNQNLQQTYDQIISIIQQCAGMNLEVDKNLDNNPMDILKSMQMMVIQASCEGIIKNKFAVDAAFPMHSSMKSYFESTESSIIDLIEGGALFNYFGGGGYGGSQGGSSGSGGSLSGMYGLMGYGGGSNTASQNGGTMGSSMLGTDSTNGANSGSKSMSVNQNTGSGGGSISSMLGFGSPSGNGPTPTTMTQINSPTNTNSVGGSISSMLGFGSPSGNGPTPTTMTQSNSPTNTNSVGGSISSMLGLGGGPTTMQQNNGQSDSSMLNVNSMNGGTNMNNGVENSLTTTQGNSPSPSSGTISSMLGLGSPSSNGDTTAMGVQTTGSGSGGNQNSILNSLGLSGGSSGPDTSPQGGTPSSSPDSGNGHGITVKNTVNVTKDSGSQKQDEASNSGGIQNSIMNSLGLSSGSGGPDTAPQGGTPSSTDSGNGHGITVDNSVNVSKGSGSQKQDESAYNYGSSGGGYGSNSDSYLNMLGLSSGGSNVSGSNTLNTNSNIGTSGTGSDSNLNVSGLQSTGGLTGTQTTNQSGNGVTDATCTQNSGSVNTSASGSGTTVGNTLSGVASGISSGLSSMGNMITGQSNNNSQQSTNAGAGSGSGVSLQSTNGSTDVNGSAGSGAGVSLQSTNGNTNVNGSAGSGAGVSLQSTNGGTDVNGITGSGAGLSTQSTNGNTNVNGSADTTVGNTLSGVASGISSGLSSVGNMITGQSNSNSQQSTNAGAGSGSGVSLQSTNGSTDVNGSAGSGAGVSLQSTNGGTNVNGNADSGAGVSLQSTNGNTNVNGSAGSGAGVSLQSTNDGTNVNGNADSGAGVSLQSTNGSNTNVNGSAGSGAGVSLQSTNGGTDTSASSNASSQGSITSQGVGNTVANVASSASSGISSGLSTLGNMITGGPSSGGGGGIGINGSVDNNGNIQASVQPSPGGGNGSNGLSANANSNSGAGVSLQSTGGGANVNANSQSDAQVSGSVQVPPSVAPTSISPTPDSTTS; translated from the exons atgaatttggatttcaaaattttcacaattattcTG ATTGTGTGTGTAAATCACTCCTCATCTCAGTTTGGATTAGGTCTGTGGTCCTCAGGCGGATCAAGTTCGCAAACACAGAGTTCCCAATCCTCACAATATAATTCCAATTATCAACAGTCTAGCTCTTCCAGCTCGAGTTATTCAAACCAAAACCTTCAACAGACCTACGATCAAATAATCAGTATCATTCAACAATGCGCAGGTATGAATCTCGAAGTAGATAAAAACTTGGACAATAATCCGATGGATATTCTGAAATCGATGCAGATGATGGTTATTCAAGCTTCTTGCGAAGGAATTATTAAAAACAAGTTCGCTGTTGATGCAGCTTTCCCTATGCACAGCTCGATGAAATCGTATTTTGAGTCAACTGAATCTAGTATTATAGATCTGATTGAAGGTGGTGCACTCTTTAATTACTTTGGAGGCGGTGGATATGGCGGCTCGCAAGGAGGATCGTCTGGTTCAGGCGGTTCTTTATCCGGTATGTATGGTTTGATGGGATATGGAGGGGGAAGCAATACCGCTTCTCAAAATGGAGGTACCATGGGTTCTTCGATGTTGGGAACCGACTCAACAAATGGTGCTAATTCGGGAAGCAAGTCGATGTCAGTAAATCAAAATACAGGCTCAGGCGGTGGATCAATATCCAGCATGTTAGGTTTTGGCTCACCTAGCGGAAATGGCCCTACTCCCACTACAATGACACAGATTAATAGTCCAACTAATACCAACTCAGTTGGTGGATCAATATCCAGCATGTTAGGTTTTGGCTCACCTAGTGGAAATGGTCCTACCCCCACTACAATGACACAGAGTAATAGTCCAACTAATACCAACTCAGTTGGTGGATCAATATCCAGCATGTTAGGCCTTGGTGGTGGGCCTACCACAATGCAACAGAATAATGGCCAATCTGATTCGTCAATGTTGAATGTGAATTCCATGAATGGTGGTACAAACATGAATAATGGGGTAGAAAACTCATTAACAACAACCCAAGGCAACAGTCCTAGTCCTAGTAGTGGAACCATTTCAAGTATGTTAGGTTTAGGGTCACCTAGTAGTAATGGAGATACCACTGCAATGGGAGTTCAAACTACTGGATCAGGTTCAGGtggaaatcaaaattcaattttgaattccttGGGATTAAGTGGTGGAAGTAGTGGTCCTGATACTTCACCACAAG gTGGTACACCCAGTTCATCACCTGATTCTGGGAATGGTCATGGAATTACTGTTAAGAATACAGTAAATGTTACAAAGGATTCAGGATCACAGAAACAAGATGAAGCTTCCAATTCGGgtggaattcaaaattcaatcatgaaTTCCTTGGGATTGAGTAGTGGAAGTGGTGGTCCTGATACTGCTCCACAAG GCGGTACACCCAGTTCAACTGATTCTGGTAATGGGCATGGAATTACTGTTGATAATTCAGTAAATGTATCAAAGGGTTCTGGATCACAGAAACAAGATGAATCTGCATACA ACTATGGTAGCAGTGGAGGAGGATACGGTTCAAATTCAGATTCATACCTCAACATGCTGGGATTGTCTTCAGGAGGTAGCAATGTATCAGGTTCAAACACATTAAATACCAATTCCAACATTGGTACAAGTGGAACAGGCTCAGACTCTAACTTAAATGTGTCAGGATTGCAATCAACTGGTGGCTTAACAGGGACTCAAACTACTAATCAATCTGGAAATGGTGTGACAGATGCCACGTGCACACAAAACAGTGGGTCTGTGAATACTTCAGCAAGTGGATCTGGTACCACTGTAGGAAATACACTTTCAGGTGTAGCATCAGGAATTAGTTCTGGACTTTCATCAATGGGCAATATGATAACTGGACAATCAAATAACAATTCACAACAATCAACAAATGCTGGTGCTGGTAGTGGGAGTGGAGTATCCCTGCAATCAACTAATGGCAGCACAGATGTGAATGGAAGTGCTGGAAGTGGAGCTGGAGTATCACTGCAATCAACAAATGGTAACACTAATGTAAATGGAAGTGCTGGAAGTGGAGCTGGAGTGTCTTTGCAATCAACAAATGGTGGTACAGATGTGAATGGGATTACAGGCAGTGGGGCTGGATTATCTACGCAATCAACAAATGGTAACACCAATGTAAATGGAAGTGCTGATACCACTGTAGGAAATACACTTTCAGGTGTAGCATCAGGAATTAGTTCTGGACTTTCATCAGTGGGCAATATGATAACTGGACAATCAAATAGCAATTCACAACAATCAACAAATGCTGGTGCTGGTAGTGGGAGTGGAGTATCCCTGCAATCAACTAATGGCAGCACAGATGTGAATGGAAGTGCTGGAAGTGGAGCTGGAGTATCTTTACAATCGACAAATGGTGGTACAAATGTGAATGGAAATGCAGATAGTGGGGCTGGAGTATCCTTACAATCAACAAATGGTAACACTAATGTAAATGGAAGTGCTGGAAGTGGAGCTGGAGTATCTTTACAATCGACAAATGATGGTACAAATGTGAATGGAAATGCAGATAGTGGGGCTGGAGTATCCTTACAATCAACAAATGGTAGTAACACTAATGTAAATGGAAGTGCTGGAAGTGGAGCTGGAGTATCACTGCAATCCACTAATGGTGGAACTGATACAAGTGCATCAAGTAATGCATCCTCACAAGGATCTATCACAAGTCAAGGAGTGGGAAATACTGTAGCAAATGTAGCCTCAAGTGCATCCTCTGGAATTAGTTCTGGACTTTCAACATTAGGCAATATGATTACTGGTGGTCCCAGTAGTGGTGGAGGGGGAGGAATTGGAATAAATGGTAGTGTTGATAATAATGGAAACATTCAAGCATCAGTGCAACCAAGTCCAGGAGGTGGAAATGGCAGCAATGGCCTTAGTGCAAATGCTAATAGCAATTCTGGTGCTGGGGTATCCTTACAGTCTACAGGAGGCGGGGCAAATGTAAATGCTAATTCTCAATCTGATGCACAGGTCTCTGGTTCAGTGCAAG TGCCACCAAGTGTTGCTCCAACTTCTATATCACCTACTCCAGATTCAACAACATCATAG